In one window of Henckelia pumila isolate YLH828 chromosome 1, ASM3356847v2, whole genome shotgun sequence DNA:
- the LOC140876456 gene encoding geranylgeranyl transferase type-2 subunit beta 1-like, translated as MGELNIENHARYILSVEKKKNSFESVVMEHLRLNGAYWGLTALDIMGKLDAVDQDEVVSWVMQCQDESGGFGGNIGHDPHVLYTLSAIQVLALFDKIDILDTKKVSNYIAGLQNEDGSFSGDMWGEVDTRFSYIALCSLALLNRLDKINVETAVKYIVSCKNLDGGFGCTPGAESHAGQIFCCVGALAITGALHHVDKDLLGWWLCERQVKSGGLNGRPEKLPDVCYSWWVLSSLIMIDRVHWIDKNKLVQFILDCQDKENGGISDRPDDAVDVFHTYFGVAGLSLLEYPGLKAIDPAYALPVEVVNRIFLLK; from the exons ATGGGAGAGCTCAACATTGAAAACCATGCTAGGTACATTTTATCAGTTGAAAAG AAAAAGAATAGCTTTGAGTCAGTGGTAATGGAGCACCTTAGACTAAATGGTGCTTATTGGGGATTGACCGCTCTTGATATAATGGGGAAGTTGGATGCAGTTGATCAAGATGAGGTTGTATCATGGGTTATGCAGTGCCAAGATGAATCTG GAGGGTTTGGTGGTAACATTGGACATGACCCTCATGTATTGTATACCCTAAGTGCTATTCAGGTTTTGGCTCTATTTGACAAGATAGACATTCTTGACACCAAGAAGGTCTCCAACT ATATTGCTGGCCTACAAAATGAGGATGGATCCTTTTCTGGAGACATGTGGGGAGAAGTTGATACAAG GTTTTCTTATATTGCTCTATGTTCTCTCGCATTATTAAATCGCTTGGACAAAATCAATGTGGAAACAGCTGTAAAGTACATTGTAAGTTGCAAAAATTTGGATGGTGGATTCGGATGCACACCTGGAGCAGAATCCCATGCTGGGCAAA TTTTCTGTTGCGTGGGAGCTCTAGCAATTACTGGTGCTCTACATCATGTCGATAAGGACCTGCTTGGATGGTGGTTGTGTGAGCGACAAGTAAAATCTGGAGGTCTAAATGGGCGTCCCGAGAAGCTTCCTGAT GTCTGCTATTCATGGTGGGTCCTTTCTAGCTTAATCATGATTGATAGAGTTCACTGGATTGACAAGAACAAGCTTGTCCAGTTCATCTTGGACTGTCAG GATAAAGAGAACGGAGGAATTTCAGATAGGCCAGATGATGCTGTCGACGTCTTCCATACCTACTTTGGCGTTGCTG GTCTCTCCCTTCTTGAATACCCAGGATTGAAAGCAATAGATCCTGCTTACGCATTACCTGTAGAGGTAGTCAACAGAATTTTCCTTCTCAAATAA